The sequence below is a genomic window from Kitasatospora kifunensis.
GGCAGGCCGGCCGCCCTGGCCAGCTCGAGGTCCAGCGCCTCGCGCCGGATCCGCTGGTCGACGTAGAGCAGCACGTTGATCGCGGCCTGGACCGGGATGGTCAGCATCGAGCCGATCACACTGCCGACCGCGATGATCACCAGCGCGCTGATCGGCTGGGGGTGGGCGACGGAGCCGCTGAACGCGCCCAGCAGCGAGCCGCCGACCAGCGCCGCGAGGACCCGGAACGGGATCGCGATCACCGAGGCGAGCATGGCGGTCAGCAGCGTACCGAGCAGGCTGACCCCGAAGATCCGCCACCAGGAGCCGTTGACCAGCTTGCGGGAGCGGCTGAGTGCGGCCTTGATGCCCTGCTTCTCCAGCATCAGGGCGGGGGTGGCCAGGCTCAGTCGGACGTACGTCCACAGCGCCGCCGCCATCGCGGCCAGCAGTACCGGCACGCCGACCAGCAGGGTGGCCGGTCCGGCGTCGCTGACCAGGGCGATCACGAACATCGGGACGGCACCGGCGACCAGGATGCCCAGCACGATCAGCATCACCAGCAGGGTCAGGCCGACCAGCCGCCACAGCTGTGGCCGGGCGGCGCGCCAGGCGGCGCCGACCGAGACCGGCTCACCGAGGATGGCCCGGCTGACCACCATGGTCAGCAGCGCGCTCATCACCAGCCCGGCCACCGCGTCCACCAGCAGGCCGATGCCACCCACGACCAACCCGGTGTTGCTCCGGGCGTCGTGCTGGCTCCACCAGTTGACGAGGGTCAGTGTGCTCTGGGTGAGGACGGCGACCACCAGCGAGAGCCCGAGCACGGTCTGCCAGTGCTTGCGCACGGTGGCGATCGAGCCGTCCAGGATCTCGCCCACGCCCAGGGGGCGCAGCGGGATCACGCCGGGCTTGGGGCTGGGCGGTGGGACCATCCACCCCTGCTGCGCGCCCCAGCCGGGCTGACCGCCCCAGCCGGGCTGGGGACCCCATCCCGGCTGCGGGCCCCAGCCCTGTGCGGGCTGCGGTGCGGGGGGCGTGGGGCCGGCCTGCGCCTGGCCGTAGGCGCTGGGGTAGGGCGGAGCGGCGGGTGCGTCGGCCGGGTGGGCCTGCGGCGGGGCGTCCAGCGGCGGGGCGGAGTCCTGTGGCGCAGCGGCCTGTGGAGCGGTTGACCCACCGTCCGGCCCGGCAGGAGCGGCGGCCGGCGGCCGGCCACCCTCGGAGTCGGTCCCGGACGAGCTGGGGGAGGCCCAGCCCGAAGTGTCGGTCATCACTGCTCCTCGGCCCGGGGCGGGTGCCCCAGGATGGTGGTGTGGCGCAAATCGTGCGGCCCATCGTGCCATGGTGGCGGCAGGCACCCCAGGGGTGCCCGGTTGCTGATCGACAACGGAGTCGACGGCAACGAGGAACAGGAGAATTTGGGTGGATATGGGCGCTATCGCCGGCGGGACGGGTGGGCCATGGGCACGGGTGTGCGGCAGGTCACAATCCGGTAATGAGAGGATGGGCGCATGAAAGGTCGCGTCCTCGTCGTAGATGACGACACCGCACTCGCCGAGATGCTCGGCATTGTGCTGCGTGGTGAGGGTTTTGAGCCGTATTTCGTCGCGGACGGGGACAAGGCGCTGGCCGCGTTCCGCGAGACCAAGCCGGACCTGGTGCTGCTCGACCTGATGCTGCCCGGACGTGACGGGATCGACGTCTGCCGGCAGATCAGGTCCGAGTCCGGTGTGCCGATCGTGATGCTCACCGCGAAGACCGACACGGTCGACATCGTGGTGGGCCTGGAGTCCGGCGCCGACGACTACGTGGTCAAGCCGTTCAAGCCCAAGGAGCTGGTGGCCCGGGTCCGGGCTCGGCTGCGCCGGGCCGAGGAGCCCACCCCCGAGCAGCTGACCATCGGCGACCTGGTGATCGACGTGGCCGGCCACTCGGTCAAGCGGGACGGGCGGGGCATCCCGCTCACTCCGCTGGAGTTCGACCTGCTGGTCGCGCTGGCCCGCAAGCCCTGGCAGGTGTTCACCCGTGAGGTGCTGCTGGAGCAGGTCTGGGGCTACCGGCACGCGGCCGACACCCGGTTGGTGAACGTGCACGTGCAGCGCCTGCGCTCGAAGATCGAGAAGGACCCGGAGCGCCCGGAGATCGTCGTCACCGTGCGCGGTGTCGGATACAAGGCCGGACCCAGCTGACGTGACGCACCAGGCTGACCCCTCCCCGTCGAGCCCTGTGCCCGACGGGGAGGCGCTTCTCGGGGGATCGCCCACCGGGCACCACCCGGTCTCGCCGCTCGGCCTGCTGGGCCGGCGGGCGGGCAGTCCGCTGCGCCGGGCTTCGGCGCTCTACCGCCGCTCGATCCAGCTGCGGGTGGTCGCGGCCACCATGCTGCTCTCGGTCGCGCTGGTGGTGGTGCTCGGCATCGTGGTGATGGCCCAGGTCCGCACCGGGCTGCTGGACACCAAGAAGCACGCCGCCGAGAACCAGGCCGTGGGCGGCTTCACCACCGCGCAGACGCAGAGCGACGCGCTGGCCGGCCAGCGGGCCAAGACCGGCAGCACCGCCGACCCCAGCCCCAACGAGACCGGCACCTGGCTGGCCGACCAGGTGAACAG
It includes:
- the mtrA gene encoding MtrAB system response regulator MtrA, whose protein sequence is MKGRVLVVDDDTALAEMLGIVLRGEGFEPYFVADGDKALAAFRETKPDLVLLDLMLPGRDGIDVCRQIRSESGVPIVMLTAKTDTVDIVVGLESGADDYVVKPFKPKELVARVRARLRRAEEPTPEQLTIGDLVIDVAGHSVKRDGRGIPLTPLEFDLLVALARKPWQVFTREVLLEQVWGYRHAADTRLVNVHVQRLRSKIEKDPERPEIVVTVRGVGYKAGPS